TGCATTGGGGTTTCTGGTGAATGCGTCACAGCCCCTCACCCATGACATCTAGATGACCTCACCTTGTTAATGGACACATCTGTGTGTGTGATTCTACAGAATGAGGACACACACTTTACTCTTCCCAGAGGGAGGGGCATCTAGGTGGTTTCCCGTCTTTTGCTATTGTAGATAATGCCACAAATACAACCAACTTTTGATTGCAAGTTACAGGAACCTACTCCAACAAGCTAAGCAACAGGGATGCGAAGCCCTAGAACCAGGGGGAAGGTGGGCACCGGAccccctgctgctcctcccttccctcccctgccccttcacctcttcctccctctctgaacAAGGTATGGCCGCCCTGTCTCTGGGTGAGTAGAGGGGCACTTATTACCCCTCACGGGCTCTGGGATCTTGTTGCAGTGCCCCTAATTCTCACATAGCTGCTATGAGTGGGCGTGAGAGGCAGGATGGTGGAGGGATTAACAGGGGACTCTGGATTTAGGtatagcctcagtttccccacctggagAGTGGGGATGATGACAGGGACCTGCCAGAGGAGGGCTGTGGCAGTGAGTAAGGAGAGGGCTGCTGGGACACGTACGCCAGCACGGGTCTGTCCGCGCTGGGACACATATGCCAGCATGGGTCTGTCTACACTGGGCCTGGGTCTGGGCACTGGGCTGTCCATCCCCTAGGCCAGGGGTCTGGCAGTACTCTCAGCAGTCTTTGGGGATGGCCCAGTACTGTGGGCTGAGAGGATGGGGGCAGTGGCCATTCTTCCAGAAGGCTCCTCCCAGACTTCCATGCACTTGCCTGGGACGGAGGTGAAAACTGGACGAAATCACCCAGCTTATCTCTGTGTGGCATTCCAGGGAAGCTTGGGGGAGGATTTGTGGACTGAGGTGGGGGCTGCCCTGCTCAGACCCCCTCGGCCTCGGTATGGTGTAGGGTCCATTTGGAGGGACTCCATGAGCTGTCCTGGGTTTCGTGCCGAGGGGCATCTTCCAGCTCTGGCAGGCTGTTCTTGGACTGTGTGGCTGGGAGGAGGTGGCTGAGTGAGGTTCAGgaaggggcagcaggcagggtcCAGAGGGTTGGGGGTTTGAAAGCTTAGGGCACTGAGTACCGTGGCACCCCTTCAATGGAGACTGTCCCAGGACGAGGTGCTCACTGCAATGGGGCCCTGGGACTCCTTAAGGTCACCTTAGGCACTTCCTTTCTCTCAGAGGAGGCTGTAGGCTTACCCATGGACCTGCCCAAGGTTATTCAGAGACTGCCGTCAGGCAGCTTTCAGCAAGGAACACTATACAGGGGCCCAGAGGGGACGTGGGGCTTCAGGAAGTGGCTCGTCAGAGTCAGCGGCCGAGCACGCATGTGGGCTGCCACAGCCCAGACCAGGAGCCAGAGTCTTCTGCCTTTGCTCCTGGGCGTGCGGGCCAGAGGGGCCTGGTCTAGCCCTGGCCTCTGTCCTCTCTTCCTGGTGCAGCCAGAGCGGTGGGCCGGGGTTGAGGCTCTCCAGGTCTGCTCCGTGATGAATTTTCACGGATGGCCTTCAGaatgagaaaaccaaagacagCACACACTCAGCTGGAGAAGCCGACTGCTCTTCTAGGGTGTTCTCTATCAGACTTGGGCATCAGAATCTCTTTCTCCTATGAAATGATGGCGGTAAACCTTGTTAAACTTAACAAAATTCAAGTGGTGGCTCTGATGCTAGCACCCATCTTGGAGAAGTGAAACTGGTCCCAGAGACCCTGGACCATTCTGCTGGGGAGCCTTGGCCCGTGGGGGGGCTGCCTCCCTCATGAACAGGGTGGGGCATGGCCTTCTCTTCAggtcccctccctgtccccagcctgAGACTGGGGGCCCTGCTTGGAGTGGGAGGTTCAGTTTGGCTTCCCTGGCAGGCCCACAGACTGACGGCAGAAAGAAGGTCCCACCTTGCAGCCATGTGTGTGGGGGTGGTTCCAGCTCCCCTAGGTGAGCATGAGGGGAGCTGTGAGTGGCCAGCAAGGAAGGAGGTGCGTGAGGGCTCTGCCATGCCCGGGGTGTGGTCTGGGACCCACCCCGTCCTCATGGTGGGGAGCTGGCGGGCGCCTGAGGGAGCTGGCCCTTAGCCTGTCTGGTTGTGGGGAAGCTTTGTCTCAGAGGGCAAAGGCAGGCCCTGGGGGCCCAGCAGAGTATCTGGATAGTGCCCGTCTGCCCTGGCCCCAACAGTCATGCAGAGGTGGCCAGTTGGGGGCAGGTTGCTCAGAGCAGGGGTGCTACCTAGAAAGCTCTTTCCTGGGCCTTACTGGTCCTGCCCCATCCCTAGGAAGCCTCTGAGGCCAGGCTGGCAGAGTGGACCACTGAAGCACGGGTGAGTCCAGGCAGGTCAGACTTGGGAAGTGAACCTCCTAGGGACACTGGGGATCCTGAAGCAGGAAGGACTGACCTAATTTGATCTGGCCCAGGACAGTTCCCTTCCAGAAAGAGGGGGCACTCACTGAGACCCCTGAGAACAAGTCAGGCCAGAGGAAGGCTGGGTCAGTATCTAGATGGACACGAGGCCTGGCCGGGTGAGAATGGGGGCTCCTGGAGGacaggctgaggtgtgagtgggCACCTTCTGGTGGAGCATGGCCAGGGCCTCCTGAAGAGTGTCCTGTGATCATACCCAGCGACCACACCAGGGGTGCTGGGCAGGACGACCCGTGGTGGGTACTTGGGGCTGTGCCCCAGCCGAgctgcctgcctccctgcctcctgttcTGATAGATCCTAAGCCAGGCAGGCCGCTGGTGTCTGTGTCCATACAACCAGGGCTTTTATTGCAGCCCAGCATGGTCAAGGCGTTGACTGGCCTGGACCAGGGATCCCAACAAGGAAGAGGCCCAGATGCTGGGCGGTGAGGAGGTGGGGTGCTGGTCAGGacaggctgtgccctctgccctcaGCAGCCGAGAAGCAGGGAGGCCTGAGGCCCAGGAGGCAGGGCCTGCCCCCGGGAAGGTTGTAGCTTGTATAGCCCTCAGCACAGTTTCAGGAGATCTCAAGGAGAAGGTGACCCTGCCTGACCTCGCCTGGGGCAGACAGGTCAGCAATGCTCTGGGGGCTAgggccagagcccagggccctgaGAAGCTGCAGAGACCTCCCAGAGGCCAGTGCCTGGGCCTGGCGGGGCAGCCTCGTTAGGAAGGCCCACCTCAAGCTGGCAGTACAGGCCTTGCTGCCTTCTCTCGGCTGCACACCCTCTCTGAAAACACTGAGTGTGTGAGCCAGAATGGGGGCAGAGCAAGCTCCCTCCCATCTGCCAGGATTGTTGTCCAGCAGTGCTTGCTGCAGGCAGGGGGTGGGCCTCACACAGGGCAGGGTCCTGATCTCACCTGCTGACCGCTGGGAGCCGGGCCTGCCTCATCCAGGAGCGGCCTTGATGTGCTTCCTCATTCCTCCTCAGGCCAGCGGGAGCCACCTGCTTTCTGCAGCTTGATCGCCTGGCTCCACTGAAGGGGAGGCCCTCCTGAAGACACAGTTGGCAGGGCCGCTGTGCCCTCAGTGCCCTGGCTGCTTGGAGAGCATCACTCCTGGACACGGGGGGGCTGGGACCCCAGGACTCTGAGAACGCCCTGCCCTGGTCTCTGTGGCTGCTGAGCCCGCCCTCCGGCCACACCTCCTCATTAGCAACGATGCACTGACCCTGGAAGAcagccaggaggagggagaagggaggaaaggccACTCATGGCTGCTTCCAGGCCCCACCCAGGCTCCTAGGCCTGGGAGGTGAGGGAGCTTCTACGGCTCCCAGAGGCCTCTACCCATTCTGTTCTTGCTCGCCCAGGTGCCAGGAAGCTGCAACTTTGTTATCTGGGTAATTAGCTTCAGACCCTGGACTGAGGCTGGCCGGGTCCTGGGCTGCTTCCCACAGGCTGTGCACCCTGACCCCAAGAGGGAGGTGAGGCCCTGCCTGTTCAGCGGCTGAGGTGCCAGGGCTCCTGAGAGGCCGGCTGCTGGCACCATTCCACGCTGTGTTTGCTGCCTGGGGCCTGCGCCCCTCAGGGCTGCCTGGGCCTGCTCACAGCGTGGGGCCTCCTGACCCAGCCTTGCCAGGGGCAGTGGGCACCAAGCGTTGGGGAGGGGATGCCCCCGAGGGTGCCAGTCCAGCCAGCTGCCCCGCCCCTCaggcccagcctggcccctgcACTCCCCCATCTGGTGCCCCAAGTAGCCCCCCTGGCAGGCAGTCCCTGCCATGGCCGAGCACCTGGAACTGCTGGCAGAAATGCCCATGGTGGGCAGGATGAGCACGCAGGAGCGATTGAAGCATGCCCAGAAGCGACGTGCCCAGCAGGTGAAGATGTGGGCCCAGGCTGAGAAGGAGGCCCAGGGCAAGAAGGGCCACAGGGAGCGGCTGCGGAAGGAGGCGGCCAGCGACAGGCCACAGAAGCGGGTCCTATTCCCTCCCAGTGTCACCCTTCTGGAGGCTGCTGCCCGAAATGACTTGGAGGAAGGTGAGTGTGGCTGAGCCCTAGGGCAGTTCACGGCCAACAGCCCTGTCCCTGTCACCCTGGTGTAGGCCTCAGGAGAACTGCCAAGGATGCAGCCCCCTCTGTGGGGTCCCAGGATCTGGCCTGGCTTCCTCAGCTGCAGGCCCCAAGTGGTGGGCAGCCCCGAGGCCAGCCTGTGACAGGGAAGCATGCAGGGAACCTATGGGGGTGAGGCTGACTGGGCAGGCAGGGGCATGGGCTGGGCCCACAGGAGCCTGGAGAAGCACCCAGGGCTTGGCTTAGGTGGGCTGGGAGTGGTCCATAATCTTGGCCACCTCTTGCCAGGGTGCTAGGTGATGCTCAGGAGAGTCCTGGCCACCACCTACTTGGGTCCTGAGTCTCTGCGTCTGTAAAGTAGGACAGGAACACCTACCTTAGCAGGtcagagggcagggagcagggccccCCACACAGGTTGCCCCCTCAACGCCTGCCCTGGTCtcggtctttcacttctttcttttcatcagAGCCTTCCTGCCAGATGAGAGGCCTGAGCTTTGGGAAGGCTCCCCATTCCTCCCCTGTGCCCCTATGCTCACAGCCTTTTGGCTCTCCTCCAGAGGCTCTTGAGGgctcttcctgtctccctccaggGCAGGGGCCTCTGCTGCAGAGGCTGGGGTGCAGAGGGCGAGGATTGTGGGCAGTCCTGGATGCAAGGGAAGTGGAGGAGGGTGCGGTGGGTATGCCGCAGGCCAGGGCACTTGGAACTGTGGGAGGGAGGGTGTGTCTTCGTGTCGCCTGCTGAGCATGGCCAGGGAGGGCCAGCCCACCACGGAGGTCCCGGTGACCTTGACTAGAGCCTGAGCCCAAGATGGGACCACTGAGGAGTGAGTGCAGGGACCAGCTCTGCTCTTGGGGAAACCCTGGAGGGGGCAGGCCTGGGTGCCTTGGGCCCACACCCAAGGCTGCATTGGATCAGGGAGCCTGCTCTGGGCTGGTGGTACCAGGGAAGGGGCATGTGTGGGGGTAGAGTGGTCTGCCAGTGGGGAAGGTGGGGTAAGGGGAGGGGCACGGTCAGCCGTCTGATGGGGGATTGTTGGGGGAGGGTGGCAGTACCTAAGCCAGAGTGGGACAGCCTGTAGCCCAGTGGGGACTGCTCACGCACAGGAGGGGCCTGTTCTGGGAGTCTGAGGATTGGAATGTCATGATTCGGGATGGGTGGGTCCTGCTGGGGTCTGGAGGCAGAGGGCTGCTGTGTGTGCCCCTCTTGGTGCAGACAGATGCCCAGGACCCTGGTTTCAGAGCTCTGGGCTCTGATGTCCTTCCTGCCAGCTGTACCACTGTCTTTGTCACTCTTCTCTGCTACCTGGCTGCAGCACAGTAGTCAGCTCAGGTGCCCTCAGGTACAGGGGTCTGGCCAGGACAGTGCTGGCCTGTGGCAGGATTTCTTGCCCTATGCCTTGACCACATCTCCCCACTTCTTGCAGTCCGCTACTTCCTCGAGAGTGGGGTCAGCCCTGACCTGGCCAATGAGGACGGCCTGACAGCCCTGCACCAGGTCAGCGGTGCTCAGGgtggaaggggaagggagaggcacTGGCCTGAGGCTCTGACACTCAGGCTGCTTGGTTTACAGAGCTGCATTGATGACTTCCGGGAGATGGTGCAGCAGCTCCTGGAGGCTGGGGCCAAGGTCAACGCCCGTGATAGCGAGTCCTGGACACCCTTGCATGCTGCGGCCACCTGTGGCCACCTGCATCTGGTGGAGCTGCTCATTGCCCGGTAGGGTGCACTGAGACTAGGTGTGGCTAGTGTGGGCATCTGTCAGCGAAGGGCTGCAGCTGggccaggggcaggcagggcctTCCTTGCAGGGGGCTGTTTGTCCTGAGATGCAGCCCAAATGTCTCTCCTGAGGGAAGTGTACCTGGACTCTTGTGTTCCCACTTACCTGGCTTGGAAAGCAGGGCCTGGGCAGAGGCCGCAAACACTGTGACCCAAGGGAATGAGCATGTGCTCAGGGCAGTGTTATCTGCCCGCCAGGCTGCTCACCTGGGTACAGCCTTCTGCCAAGCACCATTAAGAGTTTGGGAACTCCTTGGTCTCTAGCTctggcctcccagcctccccagggTCTGCACAGAGAAATACCATTTTGGTTAAAGTGATGCGAGAGGAATTGACAAGGAGGGAGGAGGTACCTGGACCCAGGTGGGGACTTGaatgaggaggagggcagagcagggcaggaCTCCTGAACACTTGCCTTGGTGAATGGGGAGGGTGGTTGGATTCACCAGGATCCAGGATCCCCTGATGGCTCGACTCTGATCCCTCTAGAAGATGGTCAGGGGCTCAGGCTGTCCTTGGAGTGAGTGGTTCAGGCATTGATGGTGGGTGTACGGGTGGTTGGGAGTGTCTCCCCTTCAGCACTCAGATGCCTTGGAGTGGGAGGGGGTGAGTGTGCAGCCTTCTGGGGCAGCAAGGCAGGTGTGCACAGGCGGCCCCTAGCCACACTCCACTCCTCCCCACGGCGGGCACCCACCCTTGTATTCTGGGCTCCCCTTCAGCTTCCTGCCTTCCCCTTGGGTGATACTCCCGCTTGAGCCCTGTTGCCTGCAGCTCTGTGGGGCTGTCCTGGCACCCagactctcctcctcccactgcctTCTGCTCCCTGGGGCCCCCCGAGTCCTGGCACCCACTCCTGGCAGGTGGGCCCACTGTGCATATTCTTGGGGCAGATCGGTGCCAGGAACCTGGAGTTCGGACATGCGTGGTGACTGCGGGACAGCCTACCTGGTTTGAGGCTAGGAACCAGGGCAGGCTGAGGGGCAGCCTCTTCCAGCAGCAGCTTGGGCCTGAACCTCCTCCACATCAGCCCTAGGCTGAGTGCCTCCCCAGAGGGTTGACCTCTGTGAGGGGCCTGGGGGCCTCTCTTGGGAGAGAAGGGTCCTGTGGTCAGCACTTCTGTCCACGTTTCCTGCAGTGGTGCTGATCTTTTGGCGGTCAACACAGATGGGAACATGCCCTATGACCTGTGTGAGGATGAACAGACACTGGACTGCCTGGAGACGGCCATGGCCAACCGAGGTGAGTGCGACCCCACCTCCCCACTAGGTGGTGCCAGGGGTGCTAGCTCTGAGCCTACTGCCCCGCAGGCATCACCCAGGACAGCATCGAGGGGGCCCGGGCCTTGCCGGAGCTGCACATGCTGGACGACATCCGGAGCCTCCTGCAGGCAGGGGCCGACCTCGACGCCCCTCTGGACCACGGGGCcacgctggtgaggatgtggcccacgggaggcaggcaggggaggtTGCTGCTGGAGGGGCACACTCAGGGCTCGGCGATTTGCCTGCAGCTACACATTGCCGCTGCCAACGGGTTCAGTGAGGCGGCGGCCCTGCTGCTGGAACACCGGGCCAGCCTGAGCGCCAAGGACCACGACGGCTGGGAGCCGCTGCACGCTGCAGCCTACTGGGGCCAGGTGCgcgtggggtgggggctgccagGGCGAAGGCGGTCAGGCTCCGTGGGCGGCTCCGGAGCCTTCAGCAGCCCGGGCTCGCTGGCCCACAGGTGCACCTGGTGGAGCTGCTCGTGGCACACGGGGCCGACCTGAACGGGAAGTCCCTGATGGATGAGACTCCGTTTGGTGAGCTGGGGACCACCTCCTCCCGGTGTAGGGGACTGGCGGTGGGCGCCCATGACCCTCGCCCACCTCTCCTCAGACGTGTGCGGGGACGAGGAGGTGCGGGCCAAGCTGTTGGAGCTGAAACACAAGCACGACGCGCTCCTGCGCTCCCAGGGCCGCCAGCGCTCTCTGTTGCACCGCCGCACCTCGAGCGCGGGCAGCCGGGGGTGAGCACCCCTGCCTCAGCCCGGGGCCGGTCCAGGCCCACAAGGCCTCGTTCCCCGCCCCCGCCACCCCTGCCGGCACAGGCCCCACCCCAACGGCTCTGCCCAGGGCTTTCCCCCGCTGATGTCAGCCGGTAGGCCGCGGTGCCAGCTGGAGCTGGGGGCAGAGTCCCCGGGGTGGGCGGcgtcctcctcccaccctcaccctgccctcccccaggaaGGTGGTGCGGCGGGTGAGCCTGACCCAGCGCACCAGCCTGTACCGCAAGGAACACGCCCAGGAGGCCATCGTGTGGCAACAGCCTCCGCCCGCCAGCCCGGAGCCGCCGGAGGAGGATGAGGACGACGGTCTCACTGACGTGGAGCTTGGGCCACCGCCCCCGCAGGTGagccccgcccagcccagcctgggcgGTCCGGCTCCGCCCTCCCTGCTGGAGCCGGCGGCGACCACACATCGGTGCGTCGGTTCTTGCCCTGCGCTCTTCCCAGGAGCTGGTGGGACCGTCTAGTGCCCCATAAGCTACTGCCCCGACGCGACGCTTGTGTCTGTCCTTCGACTACCATGCAGCCCCGGGCCCAAGACCAGGGGAGGCCAGAGAAGGCCTCCTGACGGCTTCTGGGCCTGCGTTCACCCACAGGAGGAGGATCCTGAGGTGGCCAGGCCGCACAACGGCAGAGTCGGGGCCCCCTCGGGGCGGCACCTGTATTCCAAGCGGCTGGACCGGAGTGTCTCCTACCAGCTGAGCGCCCTGGAGAGCACCGCCCACGACGCTCTGGTCCAGGCCAAGGCTCACCACACCCTGGCAGAGCTCAAGCGCCAGCGAGCAGCCGCTAAGCTGCAGCGTTCCCCTCCCGAGGGGCCTGAGGCGCCTGAGTCCGGCCTGCCTGCGGACCCTGAGAACCCGCAGTCCGAGTGTGGCTCCAGCGCTGGCGAAGACCCACCCCTGCTCAAGCTCACAGCCCCCTCCGAGGAGGCCCCGGTGGAGAAGAGGCCGTGCTGCTTGCTTATGTGAGGGCTGGAGCTCAGGGCGGCAAGGGTCCTGCAGCCAGGCCCATCCCAAGGCTGCCTAGAGCCCCTGCTCTGGACACCCCACTGTGTGTCCTGGTGCTGCTGTGGGCGGGCAGCCAGTGTGGGACCTCCTAGGCTTCCCCCATCCAGGACATCAGCCTCCTCGTTCAGGGGTGGACCCTCGAGAAGCCATACCTTGGGGACACATGGCTGCAGAGACCTGGTTTAATCCTGTGACTCTTGATAAAGGGCTGTTCTGCCATCTGCCTTGTTGTGTGTCTCAGCTGGGCCACCGTCCCCACGGTGGGGAGCTGCTGTGCTGCTGGGCCTGGGTGCACCAGTCCTTGTCTAAGGCCTGTAGGTACGGGCCGGACTTGCTTCTGGCGGCCTGGCTCCTGCATGGGAGTGAGGCCCACAGCCACTGGGCaagaagcctggcccttcctGCACCCTGCGTCCTTGCCTGCCAGCCTCCTGGAGGCTCCTCTGTAACTCTTTGCTTTCCTGAGGGGAGCAGAGAGCTCTGGAAGGGCACTCCTTGGGGGCCAGGTGTTCATGCTGAGGGGCAGGAATCCTGGCTTAGAAAGGGAGGGGTGTTTTCCATGAGACTCTTGGGCCAGAACCAGAGGAGCCAAGCAGCACAAGGCTAGCATCAGAAAACTCCCTGGGGGGGCAGGTCCCCCGTTCCTGGCATGCAGCCTCAATCCTGGGGCCTGGCTGCCAGCTTCCGCTTGGGCTGGCAAAGGGGGCCAGCAGTTGGCCTCTCAGGCTCTGAGCTGGCTGGGCACGATATGTCAGGGTGACAGGGGCCCCTTAGGGGCCTCGCGTGGGAGGGCTGAGGGCACTGCCAGCTCATCTGTCCGTGGCAGGCAGTTTTGTATGGTCACCAGCAGTGGGTGTCATGGGCTCTGGTCACCTTCTCCCTGACGGACACTGACCCAGTCGCCCAGTGCCTGCAGGGCCCACCCTTCCCTGAGCATCAGTCATTGGGAGTGTGTCCTCAGCAGGCTGGGGGAGGGCTCGGGGTAGGCTGCTGGTTAAATTTAGTGTGGAACAGTGCAGCTGCCCAACGTCCACCTGCCACCACAGCTGCCACTTGGGCCCTACTGCCATGGGGAGTGTGGGGGCTGGCTCCATGTGGGGCTTGGTGCATATTAACCTGTGCTCCAGCCTGGGGGCCAGAGGAGCAGGCCTGCAGCTGGGAGGCCGAGGTGGCAGCGGAGCCGAGAGGTGCAAGGTGAGAGACAGGCCAGCTTCCTGGGGCTCCTGTTATTTCCTCTCTAGCCGGCAGGAGCCAAGGCTCCTCTCACGGCTGACCAGCTACCCTGCCCGATCAGCTACCCTCCCACAGTCCAGCTCAGAGTCAGATGCTGGTGTCTGGGGGTAGCCACCCCTGGGCGAGGCCTATCAGCTCCCAGCAGGCCTGTAGAGGTGGGGCCCAAGGGCCTATCTAGGGTAGCGTCCCCCTTTCTCCACCAATCAGGTGCAACAGGGAGGGGGAGCTTAGGTCACCTGGCCTGTGGTGTGCCCCAAGGTCAGCGTCAGGCTGGCATGTGGTGAAAGGGCACAGCAGCAACCTAGAGCCGCAGAGGTGTCCAAGGGCCCTTCAAGGGCCAGAGCTGCCGTGctccctcccccaacaccccAACCCAGAGACTCCAGCCTTGCAGCACTGATTGGGGACCAAGGTCCAAACACAGGGCTCTTGCAGCCTCCAGGTCATGGCACCAGCCCAGGAGGGGCTAGATGGAACCCTGTGTCTGAGCACCTCACTCCCCTCCCCCGCTACCCCAGGACTCCCAAGACCTGACACGGTTACCTGGGAGACAGGCCTGCTGGCCCAAGCAAAGATGGGGGGTCTGAGGGGGCTAGGCCTTGGCTGGGCCCTGCTGGGGTAAATCTCTAGAGGCCCCAGGCTCCATTTTCCCCTTGGGGTTCAGTGCTGCCCAGCTCTCCCAGCCCCTCAGGGCCCCTTGGCCCAGGTGCTCAACctatctcccctcccccaggcccagtCCCTCAGAGCTTCGTGGACCTTCCGTCTGTCCCTACCCCCCATGTGGGTCTCCTGCTCCCCTGTCATGGGGACACTGGGCGGGTGCTGGGCCTTGCCCCAAGCCCCGCCTGCTTCCTCACCCACTCCCTATGGCTCCCTGGGGCAGAAC
Above is a genomic segment from Equus asinus isolate D_3611 breed Donkey chromosome 12, EquAss-T2T_v2, whole genome shotgun sequence containing:
- the PPP1R16A gene encoding protein phosphatase 1 regulatory subunit 16A isoform X1, with amino-acid sequence MAEHLELLAEMPMVGRMSTQERLKHAQKRRAQQVKMWAQAEKEAQGKKGHRERLRKEAASDRPQKRVLFPPSVTLLEAAARNDLEEVRYFLESGVSPDLANEDGLTALHQSCIDDFREMVQQLLEAGAKVNARDSESWTPLHAAATCGHLHLVELLIARGADLLAVNTDGNMPYDLCEDEQTLDCLETAMANRGITQDSIEGARALPELHMLDDIRSLLQAGADLDAPLDHGATLLHIAAANGFSEAAALLLEHRASLSAKDHDGWEPLHAAAYWGQVHLVELLVAHGADLNGKSLMDETPFDVCGDEEVRAKLLELKHKHDALLRSQGRQRSLLHRRTSSAGSRGKVVRRVSLTQRTSLYRKEHAQEAIVWQQPPPASPEPPEEDEDDGLTDVELGPPPPQEEDPEVARPHNGRVGAPSGRHLYSKRLDRSVSYQLSALESTAHDALVQAKAHHTLAELKRQRAAAKLQRSPPEGPEAPESGLPADPENPQSECGSSAGEDPPLLKLTAPSEEAPVEKRPCCLLM
- the PPP1R16A gene encoding protein phosphatase 1 regulatory subunit 16A isoform X2, coding for MGPLRIRYFLESGVSPDLANEDGLTALHQSCIDDFREMVQQLLEAGAKVNARDSESWTPLHAAATCGHLHLVELLIARGADLLAVNTDGNMPYDLCEDEQTLDCLETAMANRGITQDSIEGARALPELHMLDDIRSLLQAGADLDAPLDHGATLLHIAAANGFSEAAALLLEHRASLSAKDHDGWEPLHAAAYWGQVHLVELLVAHGADLNGKSLMDETPFDVCGDEEVRAKLLELKHKHDALLRSQGRQRSLLHRRTSSAGSRGKVVRRVSLTQRTSLYRKEHAQEAIVWQQPPPASPEPPEEDEDDGLTDVELGPPPPQEEDPEVARPHNGRVGAPSGRHLYSKRLDRSVSYQLSALESTAHDALVQAKAHHTLAELKRQRAAAKLQRSPPEGPEAPESGLPADPENPQSECGSSAGEDPPLLKLTAPSEEAPVEKRPCCLLM